The genome window TCTGGTCGGTCTTGAAGCTGACAGTTTCGGGATATGCGATTAACTATATTACGCCCTTTGTGGCGCTGGGCGGGGAACCTTACCGGATTTTAGAACTGAAACCTGCATTAGGGATTCAGAAAGCAACTTCTTCGGTTTTGTTATACAGCTTAATGCACATGTTTTCGCACGTCATTTTCTGGCTCGTTTCCATTGTTCTGATTGTAGCCGTTGTGCCATTGAACAATGTCATGCTGGCCGGATGTGGGATTCTGCTGGTGACGGGGCTTGTTTTAGGTTACTGGTTTATCAATGTATATAAAAAGGGATTTACTGTCAGCACATTCCGACTTCTGGAAAAGATACCTTTTATCAAAACCAAGGCGAGAGCATTTGCATTAAAGAACTCTGAAACATTATACGAGGTCGATGAACAGATCCGCATTTTATATGCCGAAAGGAGAAACGTTTTTTACCTGTCGTTGTTCTATGAATTCGTAGCAAGGGTTATCGGCTGTGCAGAGATCTTTTTCACAGCCCACGCCATCGGATTAGGCATGTCACTGTCGGAATCGCTGATCATCAGCTCAGGATCGTCGCTCTTTGCCAACCTGATATTCTTCTTTCCCATGCAACTCGGCACAAGGGAAGGCGGGCTGGCACTGGCACTCAGCAGCGTAGGATTTGCAGCATCACAAGGCATCTTTATTGGCATCGTAATGCGGATCCGTGAAATTGTCTGGATTATCATTGGATTAGCCCTGATTACCAAGAAGTCGAAAGTAAAGCAGGAAGCTGCATTGGTTGAGTGAAAGGGCCCTCAGCGGGTTAGGGTCATTAATAATATATATCAATTTAAAAAAAGGCCGAAGCCGGTTGCCGACAGCCAAAGTACAATATGATTAAAGGGATTTTATTTGATTACGGCGGTACGATCGATACCAACGGCCTGCATTGGGCCAATGTTTTGTGGGAAAGTTACCAGCGTAACCAGGTAAATGTGGACCGGGATGCATTTGCGGAGGCGTATAAATTCGGCGAAAGAGCATTAGCGATCAAGCCGATCATTGAACCGCACCACGTGTTTTATGATGTGTTGTTTCTGAAAGTGGAGCAGCAATTCAGTTTTTTGAAAGAAAAAGGATTTGTTCTTCAAGATGAGGCAATAAGGCTCATCGCCACGGAATGTAACCAATTTGCACGCACTAATGTTGAAAAAGCAGCGCCGGTTTTGGCACTATTGGCGCAAAAATACCCGCTTGTGATGGTTTCCAATTTTTATGGGAACATCAATCACGTTTTGGAGGATTTCGGCATAAGGGATTACTTCCAGGCTGTTGTTGAATCTGCTGTCGTTGGCGTCCGGAAGCCCAACCCGCAAATTTACCAGCTCGGCATTGATCAGCTGGCACTGTCTCCTCAGGAATGTGTGGTAATCGGGGATTCTTATTCCAAAGACATTCAGCCGGCCAAGTCATTAGGCTGCAGCACAATCTGGCTGAATGTGAAAGGGTGGGATGAGGCCGATACGGATTTTAAAGTTTCGGATGCGGATGCTGAGATTACCGATTTTGCCCGGATAGCGGACAGCATTACAAATTTGGGCTAGTTGTCAACTTTTATCGGGCACCGACACAAGCCTTGATAAAATTAAATTGAAAAAGAACATGTACGACATTTGTACCATAGGGCACATTACTTTGGATAAAGTGGTAACTGCCCAGTCAGTCAAATTCATGCCCGGCGGCACTTCGTTTTACTTTTCGAAGGCACTGCGCCAATTCGATGTGGACTATATGCTGGTAACGGCGTTGGCTGAGAAAGAGAACCATATTTTATCTGCATTAAGGGATGAAAACATCCAGATCTTCTCGCAGCCGAGTGAGTTTACCGTGTATTTTGAAAATATCTACAGTGCCAACCAGGATCACCGCGAACAGAATGTGCTGCATAAGGCGGCGCCATTCACCACCGCGCAAATGCCTGACATTGAGGCCAGGATATTTCATTTAGGTCCTTTGCTTTCGGATGATATCACTGTGGACCTTTTGAAATCGCTGGCCGCTAAGGGCACGGTTTCACTGGATATTCAGGGTTATTTAAGATATGTAAAAGATCAGAAGGTTTTGTATAAAGACTGGGCCGATAAAAAAGAAGCGCTTCCGCATGTTTCGATCCTCAAAGCCAATGAGTTTGAAATGGAAGTGGTGACCGGCACCAGCGACGTGCGCAAGGGCGCTGCATATCTGGCGGACCTTGGTGTAAAAGAAGTGATCATCACACTGGGCAGCAAAGGCTCACTGATCTATGTAGACAATGATTTTTTCCGGATTCCGGCCTATAAGCCAACAGCCATCGTGGATGCTACGGGCTGCGGGGACACGTATATGGCTGGTTATCTGAGCAAAAGAATTCAGGGAGCAGGCGTACAGGAAGCGGGTGAATTCGGAGCGGCGATGGCCACTTTGAAGATCCAGTCGTCCGGGCCATTTTCGGGAAATGCCGCAATGGTTGAAGAAGTGCTTCAATATGGAGAATGTGACCGTGAAATGATTGCCCAGGCAATTTATCAATAGTACTCAACAATAGTCATGAAAAACGCAGTTAGAATGATGCTGGCTTTGAGCCTGCTGCTGTGTTCGTATTCAGGAAGTTATTCTGCTAATAAATATTCAAAGGAAGCCGTTGCGGAGCCCGATGAATTTCCAGTACCAAAGAACATCCCGGGATTGCTTTTCTACATTCAGCGTGATCCCAATGCGAATACAATTATTTACCACCTTAACATGGACGAACAGGGTCGGTTAAGCCAAAAGAATCCTGTTGATGCTTTCTGGATGAAGTACGCCGATGGCGGCGAGAAGAAGGATCTGAATTACCTGCAACGAAAATTTGCATACGGAATTAATTCCAAGGCGATTGGAAATGCTACTTATGAGCTGCGGTCTGTGGCGTACTCAAAATTGCCGCTTTATTTAAGGAAAGACAGCAAAAACGAGTATCACGTTTATGCAAATATCAACAAGAAAGAATGCATCCTGAGCCGGGTTTTTATCCGGATTGACGGGGGGACGTTCTGGTCGCCCAATGTACTTTATATTGAACTCAAAGGAACTGAGACAGCTACCGGCAAGACGGTAGTGCAGCGGATTAAGCCGGTTTGATGCGGTTTATATTAGGCAAGTGCACGTTAGTGAATGGAATTTATTTTTTATTTACCATTTTTATGGCTGAATTCCACTCCATTGCTTTTTCCCTACCCGATGGCAGGATATTTGTTGGAGCTAACTGATAGCGAACCTAAATAACGCAAACCTAACGATGACCGAATCTCCGCATCCCGAGCGCGACAATGTTTTTGAAGATGAAATTACCAAAGTATCCGATTTTAAATTCGGAACAACAGTTGTAAAAGTTTTTGACGACATGGTCAGCAGATCCGTCCCGTTCTATAACGAGATGCAGCGCATGTTGGGTGAAATTGCGGCGGATCACGCCAAGGAAGGAAGTTCTGTTTACGATCTGGGCTGCTCTACCGGCACCACAATGATTGAAGTGGACAAGCTCATTCCTTCGGACATCCGGTTTATTGGCATCGACGAGTCGACAGAAATGCTGGATAAATGTGATATAAAGTTAAAGGAAGCGGGTTTTGTCCGTCCTTATGAGCTGTTAACAGGCGATTTACACGAAAAGCTGCCGATCAAGAATGCGTCCGTTGTGATCCTCTGCCTTACATTACAATTCGTGAGGCCGCTGTACAGAGAGCGGTTACTGCGCAACATTTACGAGGGACTTAATCCCGGCGGCGTGTTGCTTTTGGTGGAAAAAGTGCTGGCAGAGAGCACGGTTTTCAATCGTGATTTTATCAAATATTATTACAATTATAAGCGCCGTAACCATTACAGCGAGATGGAAATTTCGCAGAAAAGGGAGGCCCTGGAAAATGTTCTGATTCCTTATAAGCTGTCTGAAAACCTGCTTTTATTAAAGGAAACGGGCTTTGGAGATTGTGAAACTTTCTTCAAATGGTATAATTTTTCAGGTCTAATCGCTTATAAAAAATGATGGTCACTATTGGCAATTTCTTTTTCAGGTTCAGGAACATTTTGTTCATTTTTCTTTATCTGCTTTTATTCTTACCCTCGCCTTTGCTGTTCAAGCCGGAGCATTTTGGAGAGAAATATTATTTGTTTCCTATCATTCTGGGCCTGTTAGTGACATTTTCTGGTGAAATAATCCGGGGCATTACGATTGGCCTTGCATACATTATCCGCGGCGGACGCGACAGGAGGGTTTACGCGGAGAAGCTTGTTACAGAAGGTATTTTTAAGCATTGCCGAAACCCACTTTATGTTGGAAATATCCTAATGTTGCTGGGGGTCGGTATTTTGTCAAATTCTTTGGTTTATGTGGGCATTGTTATGCCGTCTTTTTTGTTCATATATCAGGCGATCGTGCTGGCAGAAGAGAATTTTTTACGTAACAAGTTTGGCGCCGATTTCGACAATTATTGCAGGAAAGTGAATCGCTGGATCATCAATTTCAGCGGCATGTCGGAGACATTCAATGACATGCGTTTTAATTATAAGCGATGGATTTTAAAGGAATATAACACGTTGTTCGTCTGGTTAATGGGGATCACTGCCATCATTTTGTTCAGATATCCCGAGCTGACGCCGGACAGCGATACGCGTATCAAACTTTTCATAGGCATAGGTGTTTTTCTCGGCCTGGTTTATGGTTATATCAAATATTTGAAAAAATCGGGGAAAATGACCGACAGCCTGGCCTAGCGTGCCTCTTTTGATAATCTTACTTGGGGTAAGCTTGCAGACTGTTTGCCGATCAGCGCGGCACAAATAATTAAAAACAATACCCCCTAATAAACAGTAAGCATTATGAAAATTGTAATCGTAGGTGGCGGATTTGCCGGTGTGAATCTGGCGCTTGATCTGGCCAAAAGCAATAAGTTTGAAGTAACACTTGTCGATAAGAACAATTACAACTTCTTCCCGCCGCTAATCTATCAGGTTGCCACGGCGTTTTTGGAGCCATCCAGCATCAGCTACCCTTTTCGAAAGCTTTTCAGGGGAAAACCAAATCTCTTCTTCCGATTGGGTGAGCTGCAAAGCGTGGTAACCACCGAAAACAAGATTATCCTTTCAAACGGCGAGCTGGAATATGATTACCTGGTGTTTGCCACCGGAGCAGAAACGAATTTTTTCGGCATGGAGAATGTCAAGCGCAATGCTACGCCGATGAAAACGGTGGAAGATGCTATTGGCATGCGCAACAGGCTGTTGCAGCAGATGGAGCAGGCTACAATTTCCGAGGATCCGGAAGAAGTCAGAAAGCTCCTCACCGTAGTGATTGCCGGCGGCGGGCCTACCGGCGTGGAAATCTCGGGGATGTTCGCCGAGATGCGTAACGGCATTTTAAGAAAAGAATACCCCGAACTGGCCGGAAAAGGAAGCGAAATATACCTGGTCGACGGCGGCGATGCATTGCTTTCCCCGATGAGCGTTGCTTCTCAAAAAGATACTTACGAGGCTTTAAGAAAGCTCGGCGTGAAGATAAAGCTGAACACCCACGTATCGGATTTTGTTGACGATAAGGTGTGTTTCAGTGAAGGTGAATGCATTGAAGCGAAAACGTTGATATGGGCGGCAGGTGTGACGGGCAAAGTGTTCGAAGGCATTCCCCCGGAAGCCTATGGGCGTGGCAGGAGAATGCTGGTGGATGCATATAACAAGCTGGTCGGGACGTATAACATTTACGCTATTGGAGACGCGAGTTTGCAGCAAACAGACCCTAACTTTCCAAACGGGCACCCGCAGGTTGCGCAAGTGGCCATTCAGCAAGGTAAAGCGTTGGCGCAAAATTTCAGAAGAGCAGCAGAAAATCAGGCTTTAAGACCATTTACTTACCATGATAAAGGCTCAATGGCCATTATAGGCCGCGCAAAGGCCGTTGTGGACATGCCGTCGCCTAAGCTGCATTTCAAAGGCGTGATCGCCTGGCTTGCCTGGCTGTTTATACACCTTGTCTCGCTGATTAATCACCGGAACCGGATCAAGACGCTGTATAACTGGATGGTGGCTTATTTCACCAAAGACCAGTCGCTGCGGATGATCATTAAGCCATCTGTTACTCAGAAGGTTGCAGAGCCTGTTTTGAAAGAGTAATTAATATTTAACATTGGAGTTTAACAAAAAACGCGGACTTTTGGCGACCGTCTGTAAGTGAGCGCTTTTTAAAAATAATAATAATGGAACCGAAGATTATTGATGTAATCCAAGATGCACCATACGGTCTCCAGAAAATCGATTCTTCCGTCTCATTCAGGAATTTTATAAACTTCCTTGAAGAGAAAGCAGGTCAGGAACAAACAGTCAAAAAAACATTCTTTTCCATGGTGCTGGACAGGCTTCGGTCTAATCCGGCTTTTTCCGCAGACATTGATCTCAACAACATTGCGGATTTCAAGGAAGAACTGAGTTTGGTCTATGGCATGCTGATGCCGCCCGTTACGAATGAAGATGAAGTTTTTTGGGCGCTTAGTACGCCTGTAAGCCCTGTTGTATTTTACGGCACATCAGGCTTTTATAAGCTGATGACGGATAATTCCGGCTGCGTCCGGTGCGAGATCGCGGATAAAACCGCGATCAATGTGAAGCAGAAGATGAAAAAGCTTTACTCGTTCATCCTCGAACGGCTTTATCATTTTCCGCCCATGCATGAAAACGACCTGATCATTGCGCTGAATGACGACAAGACCGGCCTGAAACGATATTACCGTGCTAATCTGGACACCCGTTTTGCAGACGTATATGCCAAGGGAAGCCTTCCTGAAATTGACGTGGAAGAAATCCGGAAGGAGTGGCAGGAATCCAGCGAAATAGATGTCCTGAGCCAGCTGCTTCCCCTTACCATGTTCCGGTTCGAGGGTTTTTCCGTTATTACATTCACGGATGTAACGGCAGAGCATGCCGTTGATAACATTAAAAGTGCGATCCTGGATCGCGCATCCTATGACGCAAACACTTATTTCAGCAATATTACCAATGCGCTGAAAATGCTTGCATGTAATTCGGACATTGATTTTGGCCTGTTACCCGTGCTGCGGGTAAACAAAAAACTGGTTTTTGACCGCAGTACCGTGCTTTTCAGCAAGCTGATGACCGCGGCGCTCGAAAATGATAAGGCCGAAGACATGTATTTGTCCATGGCCAATCAGTATTTTCAGGCCCCTAAGGTGGTGTTTATGAGAAATCTGGCTCTGGAAGATGAAAGCAAGATGGATTTCATCCGCACGCTCAAAGCTGATGGCGTAGAATCATATGCCTTGCTGCCGGTATATTATGATAGTAAAGCCATCGGTGTGCTGGAGGTGTATTCCAAATCACAGAAGGCGATCGATGAGCGCGTGCTGGCGCGGCTGGATGCAGCGCTTCCGTTCATCGGGCAAATGATGAAATATTACATTGATGAATTCAATGTAGAGATCGACAATGTGATCCGGGAGAAATTCACTTCGTTACAGCCGGCGGTGCAGTGGCGGTTCCGGGAAACGGCGTGGCATTACTTGCGTGACAAATCCCTCAGCCTGCCTGCGCCAACCATTGAAAATATCCAGTTCAGGAATGTGTATCCGCTGTACGGGGCCATAGATATCAGAAATTCTACACTCGAAAGAAATGCAGCGTTACGGGATGATTTGCACTTACAATTTGACTTATTGATAGAAACCTTTACGATATTAAAGCAGAAACTGGGGTTCGGGCTGGCCGATGAAATGATCTATAAATGTAAAAAATGGATCGAAGAAATCAACAGTGACTCCACGGACAGCGATGAAATGCGTGTGCGGGATTTCCTCGAATACGAAGCACATCCTTTCCTGCTGCATTTCAAGGAAGCCCGGGCTTTTCAATCGGCCTCCGGTGTGCCGGATGATGACAATGAGGAACTGGTGGATGTTATTGACAGATATTTTGAGATAACAGACGAACATACCGGTGCTGCTTTTTCGAACAGGCGTGCGCTTGAAGCTTCTATGCAAACGGTCAACTCGTCGGTAAACTTGTATCTGGACCTGTTCAGAAAGGAAATTCAGCAATCTTACCCCTGCTATTTTGAAAAGTTCAGGACGGATGGAATCGAATACGATATCTATATAGGCCAGTCGATAGAGCCTGAAAAGAAATTTAGCGAGCTGTATCTTAAAAACATCCGGCTCTGGCAGCTGACTTCCATGGCAGCGATTTCCAAAATCACGAATTCGCTGATTCCCCAGATGGAAAAACCGCTGCAAACCACGCAGTTGATTTTCATACATTCCAGCAGCATTGATATCAGCTTCCGCGACGATGAAAGACGTTTTGATGTGGAAGGTGCGTACAATATTCGTTATCAGGTTATTAAAAAACGCATCGACAAAGTCCACGTCAAAGGGACCGGCGAGCGCCTTACACAACCCGGGAAAATAGCGCTGGTTTATTTTAATAGTAAATCTGCCGAAGAATATGTCGGTTATATCCGGTATTTACAGGAGAAAAAGACTTTAAATAATGACCTTGAATTTCTTGATCTGGAAGAACTGCAGGGTGTTACAGGATTGAAGGCGCTCAGGGTGGGGGTTAACCTCGACTCCGAGTGGCTCTGATGCAATAAGGAATGCGGTAATAAAACTCTGAACCTCTATGAATTACAACCATCGGCTTGACAAGGTGAGGCATTATGTCCATCATTTTTTTGGTACCAAAGAACTGGCGCAACTCAGTTACCATAACCTGGTACATACCGAAGCCGTTGTATCCAATGCAGTCAAAATAGCCAATCATTACCGGTTGGAGGACAAGGAAACATTCATTGTCGTTACCGCGGCCTGGTTCCATGATACGGGTTACAGCACCGGCGATGCGGCTGGTCATGAGCAACGCGGAGCTGCACTTGCCGCCGAGTTTCTGCGGTCGGAGGAAGTGGATGAGAGCGTCATTGCGGAAGTGGAAGGCTGCATTCTGGCGACCATATGGCCACAAAATCCAAAAAACTTCCTGCAACAAGTGGTTTGTGACGCCGACCTGTTTCATTTCGGAACGCCGGAATTTTCGGATTGGAACAAGCTGGTAAGGAAAGAAGCAGAGCAGCGTGCCGGCAAAAAAATGGACAAAGCGCAATGGCGCAAAAGCACCATTGCATTGCTGGAATCGCACACATTCCAAACCGATTACTGCCGCGATATGCTGGACAAGCAGAAGCGCAAGAACATTGAAAAGCTAAAAGAAAAGGGGCTGGAATCGTTACCTGCGGCGGAAGAGCCGGTTACTGAAACGGTTGCCCATACATTTACTCCCGCAACCGCACCGGAAATCACCGATCTCAGAAAGATAAAAAACGACCGGCCCGACAAAGGCATTGAAACGATGTTCCGGATCAGCTCCAATAACCATCAAAGGTTAAGTGATATGGCTGATAATAAGGCACATATCATGATCACGACCACGTCTATCATTATTTCCGTCCTGCTAAGCGTCCTCATCCGGAAACTGGAAGACAACACATACCTGATCATTCCTACCATGCTTTTGCTGACGATTTGCATGATCACCATGGTGTTTTCAATCCTTTCCACACGTCCGACGATCCCGCACGGCACATTCACACAGGAGGATATTGATACCAAAAACGTGAACCTGCTGTTTTTCGGGAATTTTTACCGGATGTCGTATAATGATTATTCCAATGGCATGCAGCGCATGATGAACGACCGCGAGTTTTTATATGGAAGTTTAACTAAGGATGTATATTCCCAGGGCGTTGTGCTGGGCCGGAAATACAGGTTGCTGCGCATTGCTTACAATGTATTTATGTTCGGTATAGTCGTGTCCGTCATAGCTTTTGTGTTTGCCTCCGCACTTTTTGAACATTGATCAATGATGGAAAAGTACCGCTATTTCAACCGTGATATCAGCTGGCTTTCCTTTAATGGACGTGTTTTGCAAGAGGCTGCCAACGAGGCCGTTCCGTTGATGGAGCGTATCCGGTTCCTTTCGATTTTCTCTTCCAATCTGGACGAATTTTACCGGGTCCGGATGCCTTACCTGCAAAAAAAGGAGATCCTGGACCGCAACGAGGATGCTTATAGCAAAGCCGGGACGATCATTAACAAGCAGCAGGACGAGTTCGGAAGGATATTAAGCGAATCGATTATTCCTTCGCTGAGCCAACTCGGCGTCCATTTTTGCTACAAGAATGGAATTCCCGGAAACATTGCGAATGTTGCAGACGATTATTTCTTTGCGCAGGTTGCGGGTTTCTTGCAACCTGTTGTCCTGAAAAAAAGTACATTGTTTTTCCCCGAAAACAATCAGCTATATCTCGTAGTTATTTTGCAATATCCAGCTGATAAGGAGCGGATTGCGCTGGTCAACATTCCTGCCGGTAACCTGAGCCGGTTCCTTAAAATCACAAGGGAGAAGCAGGATTACATTATTTTCCTCGAAGACATTATCAAGCGCAACCTGAAAAGCCTTTTTCCGCGAGTTATCAGTATGCAATCTTTCAACATTAAAGTAACGCGGGATGCCGAGCTGGACATGATGGATGAAGACGGGGACGACATTGCCGAAAAATTTGAAAAACAACTGATCAAGCGGGAGCTGGGTTTTGCTACGAGGTTGCTCTTCGAGCCAGGGCTGCCGCTGCGGCATTTGCAAAACATTATCTCTTTTTTTGATCTCAAAAGCGCTTCTGTTGTCCAGGGAGGCCGTTATCATAATCTCAAAGATCTGGCGTCGCTGCCGGTAAGCCCGCCTGCCGAGACATATCCCAAATGGCCTGCGGCAGAAGGCATAGAAGGTGTAAACGAGCATACATCGCTCTTTGACTCGCTCCTCGAACGCGATTTGATGGTCCACGCGCCATACCAGAGTTACGACACCATCCTGCGGTTCTTCAATGAAGCGGCTATTAATCCGCAGGTTGAAGAAATTTACACAACCATGTATCGCGTGGCGCATGATTCCAAAATTGCATTTGCACTGATCAGCGCAGCCAAGAATGGCAAAAAGGTGACGGTCCTGGTGGAATTAAAAGCCAGGTTTGATGAAGCCAACAACATTCGCTGGGCGAAAAAAATGAAGTCTGCCGGCGTGAAGATCGTGCATAGCGTGAATGCGCTGAAAGTGCATGCGAAGCTGGCTTTGGTTAAGAGAAAACACGCTTCATGCCCATATCTGGGCTTGTTGGCGACGGGTAATCTCAATGAAGGAACGGCACGTTTTTACACAGACCATATATTGCTGACAGCCCACCAGCCTATGCTCCTGGAAGCAGAGACGCTTTTCCGATTTTTAAGTAAAAAGAAAAAACCAGACAGCTCCGACATTATCGCATTCCAGCATTTACTGGTGGCGCAGTTCAATTTACAAACTAAATTCCTGCAACTGATCGACCGCGAGATTGCACATGCAAAAAGTGGCAGGGAGGCAGGCATTACCATTAAACTGAACAACCTCGAAGAAGAAATACTGGTCAACAAGCTTTACGAAGCGTCGAATGCAGGCATTAACATCCGGTTGATCGTGCGCAGCGTCTGCCGGATTGTGCCGGGCGTGATGGGGCAAAGCGAAAATATTACAGTAAAGCGGATCGTAGACCGTTACCTGGAACACGGCCGTGTTTTTATCTTTCACAATAATGGTCAGCCCGAGCTGTTTATGGGCTCCGCAGACTGGATGAACCGGAACATTTACCGCCGTATCGAAGTCTGTTTCCCGATTTACAGCGAAAAGCTTAAAGCGAAAATGATGGACATTATCGAGCTGCAATGGCAGGATACAGAACAAGCTGTCCTGATCGATAGTGACTTAAACAATATTTCACTGAAAACGGACAACAAAGGAATCCGTTCGCAGGAGGAAATTTACAGGCTGTTGTCAAAAGACATAGCCGAACTGAAAACGCATTAAAAAATATGGCAACATTCTTACAGCACATTGGTATGCTGGCCTTGCTCACGTTGGGCGGGTGCGACTCCACAAAAAAAGAACAGGTTGTTTACAAAGATTATGATCTGGGCAAGCCCGACAAGTTTAATATGCCGGAAAGCCTTTTCGAGATCTCGGGTATTACATTAAACCAGGGAAATCCCGACACTATTT of Dyadobacter chenhuakuii contains these proteins:
- the ppk1 gene encoding polyphosphate kinase 1 encodes the protein MMEKYRYFNRDISWLSFNGRVLQEAANEAVPLMERIRFLSIFSSNLDEFYRVRMPYLQKKEILDRNEDAYSKAGTIINKQQDEFGRILSESIIPSLSQLGVHFCYKNGIPGNIANVADDYFFAQVAGFLQPVVLKKSTLFFPENNQLYLVVILQYPADKERIALVNIPAGNLSRFLKITREKQDYIIFLEDIIKRNLKSLFPRVISMQSFNIKVTRDAELDMMDEDGDDIAEKFEKQLIKRELGFATRLLFEPGLPLRHLQNIISFFDLKSASVVQGGRYHNLKDLASLPVSPPAETYPKWPAAEGIEGVNEHTSLFDSLLERDLMVHAPYQSYDTILRFFNEAAINPQVEEIYTTMYRVAHDSKIAFALISAAKNGKKVTVLVELKARFDEANNIRWAKKMKSAGVKIVHSVNALKVHAKLALVKRKHASCPYLGLLATGNLNEGTARFYTDHILLTAHQPMLLEAETLFRFLSKKKKPDSSDIIAFQHLLVAQFNLQTKFLQLIDREIAHAKSGREAGITIKLNNLEEEILVNKLYEASNAGINIRLIVRSVCRIVPGVMGQSENITVKRIVDRYLEHGRVFIFHNNGQPELFMGSADWMNRNIYRRIEVCFPIYSEKLKAKMMDIIELQWQDTEQAVLIDSDLNNISLKTDNKGIRSQEEIYRLLSKDIAELKTH